In one Eulemur rufifrons isolate Redbay chromosome 14, OSU_ERuf_1, whole genome shotgun sequence genomic region, the following are encoded:
- the PRM2 gene encoding protamine-2, which yields MVRYRVRSPSERPNQGYRQQGHEQEQGPEGQEEPGLSPESIEFYGRTYKGRHCRYRRRCCSRKRLNRIHRRRRRSCRRRRKRCCRRRHRRDSLDAPLNQNFLSQKPAGGGGEDAEGATTKLPAPTAPGWKLRRIHLPKKHHTRP from the exons ATGGTCCGGTACCGCGTGAGGAGCCCCAGCGAACGCCCGAACCAGGGGTACAGGCAGCAAGGGCACGAGCAGGAGCAAGGACCCGAGGGCCAGGAGGAGCCGGGCCTGAGCCCCGAGAGCATCGAGTTCTACGGCAGGACCTACAAAGGCCGCCACTGCCGCTACAGGCGCAGATGCTGCTCTCGGAAGAGGCTGAACCGGATCCACAGACGGCGGCGACGCTCCTGCCGAAGGCGCAGAAAACGCTGCTGCAGGCGGAGGCATCGCAGAG attCCCTAGACGCCCCTCTGAACCAGAATTTTCTTTCCCAAAagcctgcaggaggaggaggagaagatgcAGAAGGCGCTACTACTAAACTTCCTGCGCCCACCGCCCCTGGCTGGAAGTTAAGGAGAATTCACCTGCCCAAGAAACACCACACGAGGCCATAG
- the PRM3 gene encoding protamine-3: MGSRCAKLSTGHGSGHGTGHGTGHGTGHRKGHESSMKKFVACVSQDNFSLSSEGEEDEEEEEEEEDEEEEEEEEEEELPVQGKLLLMEPEQQEETAEDSPRAQQSAEPKQTHS; encoded by the coding sequence ATGGGTTCCCGCTGTGCCAAGCTCAGCACAGGCCACGGCTCAGGCCACGGCACGGGCCACGGCACGGGCCACGGCACGGGCCACAGGAAAGGCCACGAATCCTCCATGAAGAAGTTTGTGGCCTGTGTGAGTCAAGATAACTTCTCCCTGTCGTCAGAGggtgaggaagatgaggaggaggaggaggaggaggaagacgaggaggaggaagaggaggaggaagaggaggagctcCCGGTTCAAGGCAAGCTGCTACTGATGGAGCCCGAGCAGCAGGAGGAGACGGCCGAGGacagccccagggcccagcagagCGCCGAGCCCAAGCAGACGCACTCCTGA